The genomic window GGATAAGTTGTGGTACCCTGAGGGTGCACGTCTACTGGACACTAAACAAAAATGCTACTACTAATTCCGCCAGTGTCTTAGTCTGTAAATAGGAAAAATCCACGTGCAGATTTTTGAAGTAGGCAagataaaatcaaatcaaataagtAGCCACTTAGCACAAAATCCAATCTTCAAGCTTCCGAGAATTATTTTTAGTTGTAATTTGAAACCTAAATAGGAGAATAAAGAAAGATGATTTACAATTCGATGTTGATCCTGTCCGTGAAAATTTTGCACGGTGAGATAAACCAAGCGCATACTCTAGTACAGCCATTGTAATTATGTAGTTGCTGGCGGCATATTGGGTATATTCATTTAACCTGAGTTGTAATACTGGTTCGATTTTTCATCTTAATTAGTACCTGAAAATGTTTCATAATCTGACCCTTCTATTGGTACATTTGATAAATGATAAGCATGCAGTAAATAAACTCCAACGACCATTCAAGAGCTACAAAACATAATAAGAGcaacaaaacataattataagCAATCAGGTCTTGAACATTCTTGGTAGTACACTTGATGCCAAAAATACGATAGTCATACCACCGTGGGCAATAATAAATAATTGAATTAACTGAACGATTTATCTTACTTGTAGAGTTGTAATTTCAAATATTCTATAACAGATTGATATGATAGAAATCACCCCTGAACTAGGATCAGCTACAATTCCTTGACCTACAGGAGCTAGGCACACCGTAACAATAACGACATACTATTTTTTGGTACAAATCACCCAACATAATTTTAATTAAGCAGATGCAGCTCCCTTTGTGCGGCTGCAATTATACTATTCTTCTATGCATTAAAAGGCATCAGGAGGGAAACGCCCAGGAAAGGGGTTGTACTGTTGAGCCTGATTCAAATGCATTCGCAAGGCATAGTTATTCACCTGTCAACAAAAAGCCATGGATAAATATTCATCAGCATGTTTCAAAAGAATAAATAATACTaagaggagaaggaagaggaaAAACAATTAATACTAATACGATCATTTTAACGAAAGATTGTTATCTCATATTTTCATCCAACATTTCCTCAGTGATGCTCTGTCTAAAATTAAGCAGCTAACAGTTGACAAATTTTGACATAAAGGACCATCTTAGGTCAAGATCCAATGGACTGCACCTGCCACACAGAAGTACAGTTGGGAAGAAGGCAGGAAACTGGGATATGACCACAGAAGAAATTATTTTGCTACTCAGTGATTGATTTTAGATTGTGTATTAAATATCGAGTTTCAATCTCATTGGGAAGAGTACATGTCAGGGATGCAATGCCTTTCGAAACAGTTCCATAATTCTATGCATCTGTGTCCCAACCAAATTTGGATTCAGGGACTCGGACCATTAATTTCCATAATATCATTTGTCATCACTAAATCATTTCTGTTTTCATAATTTATGCACTCCCATCATTCCTTTGTTTCTAGCGTTGGTTTAATCTCCAAAATTACTATTTGAACTGTTATGAAATGATGGGTCAAGCAGTGAATTATGAACATAACAAGCACAAAGCTAGGTTTCACCTCGAGAGTTCTGATCTGTTCCTGGTATTGAGACACCAATTGCTTCAACTGTTGCAACTCTTGGCTTTTGACCTCATAGTCGGACAGCCTTTCATGCTGGATTCTGAAGGCACTTTTAAAACAATTTCTCTCCTTAGTCAAGGCTTCAATTTGCTCCTTCAGCATCAGGTTCTCCTGGAAAAATAAACGCTCTTGATGAACCATAACAATTACTATACATGTTCAACACTTTAATGTACATATTGTATATCAATGCATTTAAGTTGCCCCTTTCAAAGGATATTCACATAGCTAAAGCTAGATGTTAAAACATCATACAGCTTGTGAATGGTAGTGTACCTTGCGAAGTGCAATTGTTTCCTCGGAACTTGCAAGGGCACTGATTGATTTCTCTAGAACCTCCAGAAGTCTAGCAGCACGGGCTCTGGCATCATCGATGCTGGTAGCACACGTCATTTCTCTAACAAACAGGTCAATCCACTCTGCTCCATCAGAAGGAAAGTTGCTTGTAGCTGACTGGTtcccagaagcagaagcagaagcatcCCCATTAATATTATCTTCCAATACACCTACAAGTTTCTCAAAACCCCATCAGATTGAAGTGTTTAACAAGAAAGCATCATTAACATCCAATTTTCATAAACCTAAGTATTTTGCCGAATTGGCAATTACTAAACACACACAGATAAAGCCCGTATTGAAGAATATGTCTCCCCATCTCTTAAAAAATGTGACATTCATCTAGAAATTATGATCAATAATCCCTAAAATTCTTTAGGGAGATTGAAAACACCGATCTACCTGTCTCCACGGCAGCATCTGGTTGCTCAAGGGTAGCAGAACTTTCATCTGCAGATCCCAAACAAAGGCCATGCAAcctcttgatggcagcatctagATCATTTCCGCATTCTTGGAGCGCTCTCTCGAGAACCTGAAAATTAAgagatagataaataaataaataaataaaaagcatcACAATAATTTACATATTGATGCAACAGATTATCGTTATTAACcaaggaaatgaaaataaaaaaagggataacaaaaataaaaagggaaccTGGTCATCCATATGAGGGAAATGATGGCGAAGGTGATCGATGAGAGTGGGAAGGGAGAGACGAATTGGGGAAGAAGAGGAGCAGCGCAGCCTCTTGGAGACAGATGTTGGTGGCGAAGAAGGAGGAAGCTCTTCGAAGAAAGATCTCTTGCTTCCGCACACCGCAGCAGACATCGTTCAAATTACGGTGATCAAAAGCCTCCTCTTCTTCGTTTAGgtgttcttcttcttcgtctttcaCGGATACCAATTCAATTCAATCCAATTATCCCCAAAACGACGAagagttagggttagggttgCCGCTGGCAAATAATTAGATCTATGTATCTAAGTTGACGGTGATGTTCTTGGGGTTAGGTTGCTCTGCCATTCAATCAAATCAGAGTCACAAAGTATATATGTTTGCTTGTCTTGGATCGGTGAACTTCCTCAACAAAAATGATTTGAGGCTGTTGCAAAATGAAATGCCAGGATTTTATACCCTATACGGAAAGTTccttaaaaattgatatttacatattttttatatactatttcttaataaaaaattgaaaatatgaagaaaaaaaaaaagagtgcgtATAATATTCCTTATTCCATAGTATAGTTTAGGGGTGCACAAGACTTGGTCCGGCCCGAAGATTCGGACCGAACTCGATTATTTTGGGATTAATTTGGTCCGGTTTCGTTATGGCCTGGTTAAACCTGAGATTTCAATAGATGGTTTCGGTTATTTATTAAATCGGATTCGAACCAAGTCTCGAATCACTCGGCTCCGTCCTGTTGGACCCGTGTAGTTATTTGTTActtaatattttgttgttattggttggtatgacactataaattattattattatattaatcttgtgttggttgttaactttgttttaattgtcttttgaactttgaatgtttaatgtgtaattgatataattattattatgaaactttaaattattattgttagattctaaattattattatgtgaaTGTTGCAATATCATGGAATAATTATTTTCCaaaatttagaggttcaaaagaTGTAGAATCTAATTTTTGGTGATGTTGTGATAAAGTTGATCAAGACTCGGACTTCACCCGGTCTAGACCCGGCTTAAGTGTGGCCCGAAAGTAACACGATTTCATCGGATCTAGGGTTGGATAAGGGTCTCATAAATAGACTCGGTCATTAtttaggtagtgtttgttttgaggtactgaaacagagactgagagactgagactcagtatcgtgtttgttagttcagagactggtactaaaatttctgtctctgtctctaaaatttcagtatttcagtatttcagtacctccaaaaagtaggaacacaggggactgaaactttaataacattttatacctaaaatactttcatttcaattaattaattctaattttaccctttgtacaaattaaattaaagtttcattcttgtttcaatttctatcttccattttgcaccaaacagaatactgagatttatttcaatccctgtctcgtAGTCTTtgtctctcaatctcagtctttccgtctctgtcccTCCACCAAATACTACCTTAGAGTCGGGTTCGGGTCACGGCAAACCCGGTTTCATCCGGCCACATGTGCACCTCTAGTATAGTTTGCCTTTCATTGTACAATTCTACAATAATACACATTATAAAATGTTAAGGGGAAAAGAAATGCCAAGCCTTGCAACAAAAGATCAATAAAATTTTCTCAATGTATCTTATTTTTATAGGttgtataagttttgtttttttaatataaatgaaaaaaaagacaagaaataaaaaagaaaaagaaatacaaccAAACTAATTGACTATAGACATGTCAAATTTAATAAGATGATAAAGATAATGTTACTATTGAAGTTATTTCACATATTATTTTGTTCTTGATGCTGAAATTTTAGTCATTTTACATGCTAAGTCTCAACTAATTCATATAGGCATGCGCGTTTTTTTTAATAACATTGTCAgcatcttctcctcctcctcttcctttttcttctgcgCATTTTTTCTTCAACAACGTCGTCATTATTGTCATTATCATttttttgtgcttcttcttcaacaatattGTCGTCATCAtttttctattcttctatttGTTTTTATTCAACATTGTcgtctttttctcctttttttctccTCATTCTATTTCATTATCGtcatttttcatcatcttcttctttttttatatatgttcaaaaaattagaattcaaaaaattaatttcacaGCACATAATTTTTTATGCATAACATAAAATTTTAAAGGACTATATGCTCAAGATATTAATACTCAACCAACAAAATACGTacaatacataaattttgatgtgtgacatatttttttaaaagacaaTTTATGTactatatataaaattttatatattatgtataaaaatttctatattatataataaatttatcttatatacaaattttttttgtgtTGTGTAAGAATTGATGTGTTTTCTCAAGAAGATTTTGTACTCTCTGCTAAAAAATTTTGTCTGAAAAGTGCAGAAAAAGAGAAATGGTGATGTAaacgtgtgtttttttttttgttggactTATTATAAAAACACTTAAAATAGCGCTTAGGCCTACAATATTAAGGTGTGTCTAAAAACTTGTAGATGGAAATGGGCCGAATCAGGCAGCCCAAGCAACAATAACCCAAACGGCACCCACGACCATGGCGGCACGTGCTACCGCCATAGCCATTCAATAAAAATGAATGAACATCTTCCTAGCGTTTTCTACTTCCACTCAGCTCACGCAGCTGTGTGTTCGTTTTCTTCCTCCGGATTCGCTAATAAACCCTAGAACCTCGCTCTAGAGCCATCCAAGGCTCTCCGTTCAACTCACAAAGAGCATGAACTGAAACTCTTACAAGAGCTCACTATCCATATTCATTCGTTGAATTGCCTAGGGTTTAAGCTCCGGCTACACTCCATTTCAACATGTGGAACAACGGCCAGATTGCCCCGCCCGGAACCACCGTTCCACCCATTCCTCCACCTCCTGCGCCTCAGCCTTCCTACACGGTGCTTCCGCCAGTGCCTCCAGCTCCTGCCCCACCGGAAACCGAGGCCGATGCGGAGGCACGGCTCGAGGAGAAGGCCAGGAAATGGCAGCAGTTGAATTCGAAGCGCTACAGCGACAAGAGGAAGTTCGGTTTTGTGGAGACGCAGAAAGAGGACATGCCTCCCGAACATGTCAGGAAAATCATCAGGCAAGTGTTCTTTATGCTAGCATCAgcttaaattttctttttctgatTTGCTTCAATGGATAGTGTTTTCTTTAGAATTTGAGTTCTATGGGCGTGGATGAGCTTGTTTTATTGTACGGGAAAGCTATGAGATGATGTACTTGTCAGGATTGGTTAATTAGAATCCATGCTATTTTTGGGTTGATGTAAGCTATGGAAGGAATGATCTTGTTTCTGTATCATGTTCGTAGTTGGTATTTTCTGCTCTTTATTAGGAAGAAATGTCTTGTAACTAATATGACTATGGGCATAATTTTATaggcttttgagttttttgtAAATGTTTGAACGGGGTTTAAGGTTGCCTGAAGAAAGGCGTAATAGAACACTGATGAAACCCTTTACATAAGGTGGCTGAGTACTGTGCGTGTAGTGTAGCATGATTTGCTCTCTTGGTCATCTCTATCTAATTATTcggttgtttgattgcttagagaGGTAATTTTGGTTGCTATTTTTTATTTCAGGGATCATGGTGATATGTCTTCAAAGAAATATCGTCATGATAAACGTGTTTATCTTGGAGCACTCAAATTCATCCCGCATGCTGTTTACAAGCTCCTGGAAAACATGCCCATGCCGTGGGAGCAGGTCCTCTGCATTTTCCATTTTGTTGTATTTGGTTAATTTTACGAAGTTCAATTTCGTCTCTAgccttttttatttaattgaatgtgCGTTGGTCTTCTGAAACCATGTATAAATAAACTTCTATGATTTCAGGTCCGTGATGTAAGGGTCTTGTATCATATTTCTGGGGCTATCACGTTTGTCAATGAAATACCCTGGGTTGTGGAGCCTATATATCTGGCACAGGTATGTGGTTGCCGGCTGTTCCCAAAAGTTGTGTGTGTGATCATGACAGTTATTCTTAACTAAGAAATTTATTTTGCAGTGGGGTACAATGTGGATCAtgatgagaagagagaaaagggaTCGTCGCCATTTCAAGAGGATGCGGTTCCCCCCATTTGATGATGAGGAGCCTCCGTTAGACTATGCTGATAACATTTTAGATGTTGATCCTTTAGAGCCTATTCAGCTGGAGctggatgaagaagaagattctGCTGTGTATACTTGGTTTTATGACCATAAGCCTCTTGTGAAAACAAAGCTCATTAATGGTCCTAGTTACCGGAGATGGCATCTTTCCCTTCCTATAATGGCAACACTGCATCGGCTGGCTGGGCAGCTTCTTTCTGATTTAATTGACCGCAACTATTTCTATTTATTTGACATGGAATCATTCTTCACGGCAAAGGCTTTGAACATGTGCATACCTGGTACTGGATTTCTTTCTTGGATTTATTACCCTCCATGTTTCCAAAGTGTTATTTGTTTTCTATGAATATATATTGAATTTTGGACATTGACAAGCTAGGTTTTGTCAATAATTATATATGAAATTAGTAGCAATGCAGTGTTTAATGAGCTTTAGAAGTTGTAGAAAATTATGTTTCTTTTAATATTAGGCAATAGTAGTCCAATGTTGAAATCTAAAAGACATGCATTTATTTTTGTTGATATCTTACACAGGTGGCCCTAAATTTGAGCCTCTCTATCGTGACATGGAGAAGGGAGATGAGGACTGGAACGAGTTCAATGACATCAATAAACTCATTATAAGGTCCCCTTTGCGGACAGAGTACAGAATCGCCTTTCCTCATCTTTATAACAATAGGCCTCGCAAAGTAAAACTTTGCGTGTATCATACTCCCATGGTGATGTACATAAAAACTGAAGATCCTGATCTACCTGCTTTCTATTATGACCCCTTAATACACCCAATAACAAGTGCCAACAAGGAACGGCGGGACAAGAGAATTTATGATGAGGATGAGGACGATGATTGGACATTGCCAGATGGTGTTGAACCTTTGCTTAAAGATACCCAACTTTATACAGATACCACTGCTGCTGGTATCTCCTTGCTGTTTGCTCCCCGTCCTTTTAACATGAGGTCTGGTCGGATGAGGAGAGCTGAGGATATTCCTCTTGTATCAGATTGGTACAAGGAGCACTGGTGAGTTGTATCCTTCCACCCTGTTAATTTTTTGGACCTAACATTTACAGGTTTACTATGCATATGCCATGTGTCTCATTTCTCCAATAGTCTAATACTAATGATTTCCTGTTTTTCTTTGGACAGTCCTCCATCTTATCCAGTTAAAGTTCGGGTTAGTTATCAGAAGTTGCTCAAGTGTTTTGTGTTGAATGAGCTGCATCATAGACCTCCTAAGGCTCAGAAAAAGAAACATTTATTCCGGTCTCTTCAAGCAACCAAGTTTTTTCAAACTACGGAACTGGATTGGGTTGAAGCGGGTCTACAAGTTTGTAGACAGGGGTATAACATGTTGAATCTCTTGATTCACAGG from Arachis ipaensis cultivar K30076 chromosome B09, Araip1.1, whole genome shotgun sequence includes these protein-coding regions:
- the LOC107618469 gene encoding uncharacterized protein LOC107618469, with the protein product MSAAVCGSKRSFFEELPPSSPPTSVSKRLRCSSSSPIRLSLPTLIDHLRHHFPHMDDQVLERALQECGNDLDAAIKRLHGLCLGSADESSATLEQPDAAVETGVLEDNINGDASASASGNQSATSNFPSDGAEWIDLFVREMTCATSIDDARARAARLLEVLEKSISALASSEETIALRKENLMLKEQIEALTKERNCFKSAFRIQHERLSDYEVKSQELQQLKQLVSQYQEQIRTLEVNNYALRMHLNQAQQYNPFPGRFPPDAF